A genomic window from Bacillota bacterium includes:
- a CDS encoding DUF350 domain-containing protein gives MNIWQVPEIATVYWAVAGFALGWLGLIAFDLTTPYNLRDELKEKNPAIGIVMAGLMFSIGLIIHSSMLYTDTLINAAKYAGIGITLNIVFYHMINLITPGWNLHKAIDDHNQGAAWFVFGLFVLVGYVVSGAIS, from the coding sequence ATGAATATCTGGCAGGTTCCCGAAATTGCAACAGTTTACTGGGCCGTGGCCGGTTTTGCTCTGGGATGGTTAGGACTTATAGCGTTTGATCTTACCACACCTTATAATTTACGAGATGAATTAAAGGAAAAAAATCCGGCCATTGGCATTGTGATGGCCGGGCTTATGTTTTCCATCGGACTTATTATTCATTCCTCCATGCTTTACACCGATACTCTTATTAATGCGGCGAAATACGCCGGGATTGGTATTACTCTAAATATTGTTTTCTATCACATGATAAACCTAATTACACCCGGTTGGAATCTGCATAAGGCTATTGATGATCATAATCAAGGTGCAGCATGGTTTGTCTTTGGATTATTTGTCCTTGTGGGATACGTAGTGTCCGGGGCCATAAGCTAA
- a CDS encoding DUF4247 domain-containing protein yields the protein MRLVTVVIMMTISLLLLAGCGSSLEQYLKDNGQLINTKTNQFNPEDVAIIYEISKSPSITAKEMAQIAEPAFMSEPSKERVLLAYPEQIINITANPADAEKSMVELASKEFVANNYNKDYFDTGDFMTGYLAAEIVDEIFDFWKYSNKTGSVRKGGTVRGGGPTFGK from the coding sequence ATGCGTTTGGTTACAGTGGTTATAATGATGACAATCTCTTTATTACTATTAGCCGGCTGTGGTTCAAGCCTGGAACAGTACTTAAAAGATAACGGCCAGTTGATCAACACAAAAACCAATCAGTTCAACCCTGAAGATGTGGCAATTATTTATGAAATATCAAAATCACCCAGCATAACCGCTAAAGAAATGGCCCAAATAGCAGAACCGGCTTTTATGTCCGAACCCAGTAAAGAGAGAGTCCTTTTGGCTTACCCGGAACAGATCATAAACATTACTGCAAATCCGGCAGATGCTGAGAAATCTATGGTTGAATTGGCCTCCAAGGAGTTTGTTGCTAATAATTATAACAAAGATTACTTTGATACGGGAGATTTCATGACAGGTTACTTGGCAGCCGAAATAGTAGATGAGATTTTCGATTTCTGGAAATATAGCAATAAAACAGGTAGTGTTCGCAAGGGAGGCACCGTTCGCGGCGGCGGTCCGACTTTTGGCAAGTAG
- a CDS encoding PspA/IM30 family protein: MSLFKRIGDNIRANINSMLDKAENPIKMLEQYLRDMEDDIADAEVAVTKQIAVVKRFQKQYEDSQVMADKRETQALQALEQEREDLARRALEDKKLHQAKADDYKEQFEGSRETADKLKAQLREMKDEYEQMKAKKATLVARAEAAKAQKEINKVMTGFGKDTARKGFERMEEKVNQAEAEAAASIELKSSGQDLDDELASLGKNNNDVDTELARLKQKLKHHKKE, encoded by the coding sequence ATGAGCTTATTTAAAAGAATAGGTGATAACATAAGGGCTAACATCAACAGCATGCTTGACAAGGCTGAAAATCCAATAAAGATGCTGGAACAATATCTGCGGGACATGGAAGACGACATTGCCGATGCTGAAGTGGCAGTAACCAAGCAAATTGCAGTAGTAAAAAGGTTCCAAAAACAGTATGAAGATTCCCAAGTGATGGCTGATAAAAGGGAAACACAGGCCCTGCAGGCATTAGAACAAGAAAGGGAGGATCTAGCCCGGCGAGCCTTGGAAGATAAGAAATTGCACCAGGCTAAAGCAGATGATTATAAAGAACAATTTGAAGGATCTAGGGAAACCGCTGATAAACTAAAGGCACAGTTGCGGGAAATGAAAGACGAATACGAACAAATGAAGGCTAAAAAGGCAACCCTTGTGGCCAGGGCTGAAGCTGCAAAAGCTCAAAAAGAAATCAACAAAGTCATGACAGGATTTGGCAAAGATACAGCGCGAAAGGGCTTTGAGCGGATGGAAGAAAAAGTAAACCAGGCGGAGGCAGAAGCAGCCGCAAGCATAGAGCTTAAATCCAGCGGGCAAGATTTGGACGATGAGCTGGCATCACTGGGGAAAAACAATAACGATGTAGACACTGAACTGGCGCGCTTAAAACAAAAACTTAAGCACCATAAAAAAGAGTAA
- a CDS encoding DUF4178 domain-containing protein: protein MGLMDKLLGRHKPKVQKRTLNNLHTGDVIAYDLIDYTVVGLIKYEDSGYRWVAYQLEGENERIWLAVEQDDSLELSIFRPIKLDLGDRPPNRLNYDHKTFYLDEAGTAIITEVHGEAGAILGQEVKYWEYEDEQEDYALSIEMWGGDLEASYGYYIHERELNILAGS from the coding sequence GTGGGTTTAATGGATAAGTTATTAGGGCGCCATAAGCCGAAAGTGCAGAAACGCACACTAAATAACTTGCACACAGGCGACGTTATTGCTTACGACCTTATCGATTATACCGTGGTAGGCCTTATTAAATACGAGGATAGTGGATATCGGTGGGTGGCATACCAGCTTGAGGGTGAAAATGAGCGTATTTGGTTGGCCGTTGAACAAGACGACAGCCTGGAGCTCTCTATTTTCCGGCCAATAAAATTAGATCTCGGAGACCGGCCTCCCAACAGACTAAACTATGATCACAAAACATTCTATTTAGATGAAGCAGGTACCGCAATAATTACCGAAGTCCACGGTGAAGCGGGGGCCATACTTGGCCAAGAAGTTAAATACTGGGAATACGAGGATGAGCAAGAAGACTATGCCCTTTCCATCGAAATGTGGGGCGGTGACTTAGAGGCAAGTTATGGCTATTATATCCACGAGAGAGAACTCAACATATTAGCCGGAAGCTAA
- a CDS encoding DUF1540 domain-containing protein, with the protein MSKVGKCNIEECQYNANEACFADNIEVRSSTNDMTVGMSENTCCETFKPKIQG; encoded by the coding sequence TTGTCAAAAGTAGGCAAGTGTAATATTGAAGAGTGTCAATACAATGCAAACGAAGCCTGTTTTGCAGACAACATCGAAGTCCGGTCAAGTACCAATGATATGACTGTCGGCATGTCCGAGAACACGTGTTGTGAAACCTTTAAACCTAAGATACAAGGATAA